A portion of the Cryptomeria japonica chromosome 5, Sugi_1.0, whole genome shotgun sequence genome contains these proteins:
- the LOC131067316 gene encoding antimicrobial peptide 1-like: MKNTIALKYIGILLVCLLFVRPSVGSYFSVWAGSGCSNQAATYSNCGCTNVASDLHGGYQFVYQGQTAAAYNAANCDGVAHTRFTSSVSGCIAFGWNSFFIQC; the protein is encoded by the coding sequence ATGAAGAATACTATTGCTTTGAAATACATAGGAATACTGCTTGTATGCCTCTTGTTTGTAAGGCCTTCCGTGGGTAGTTATTTTAGTGTATGGGCAGGTTCTGGGTGTAGTAACCAGGCTGCTACTTACAGTAACTGTGGGTGTACTAATGTAGCCAGCGATTTGCATGGAGGATATCAGTTTGTATACCAAGGACAAACTGCCGCTGCTTATAATGCTGCTAATTGTGATGGCGTAGCACATACTCGATTTACTAGCAGTGTAAGCGGCTGCATCGCTTTTGGCTGGAACAGCTTCTTCATTCAGTGCTGA